A part of Rhodopirellula bahusiensis genomic DNA contains:
- a CDS encoding BatA domain-containing protein has protein sequence MSMLAPFFLAGALAVAAPILFHLIRQQPKGAVPFSSVMFLREVPPKLTRRSRLDQWPLLLLRALALLLLAAAFARPFLRGAADQLNNTPVRRIAILIDRSASMQREDLWAQAIQKAEAVLTDLSAQDQFAVFVFDTQTDRIWETSQAATSDERQSALALQALTELQPTWRATDLGAALREAADWAQWPTEPRTPGEDDSEPVSRNQPPGPANIVLISDLQDGSKIDALQQNTWPEQVSLDIRRVVPNAKGNATAIVMNDQTLDNLQTSTVADSDRKLPVRVVNSKLASQFDLTLQWKDASDKQTIQIEADATQIVRLAPPADTATSIVLSGDDSPFDNTVHWVAPEKRSYRLLHVGTPQDDPRESLFYYLERVPLDNATRSVSIESVETAQLPSDLDPRECPLVVVGDVANTDAFTNAIQTYTEAGGRVLFVMDASDDASDVLACIETITNDKSLSAKEASVEDYAMWSRVDFSSPLFASMADPQFNDFSKIQFWKHRDVSGLEEADWNILATFDSGAPALAQSGNVWLLTTGWQPSSSQLALSTKFIPLMAQLFAGNERAASYVAGHVVGTPLPWPPVEGAELVRSDGESSPYEKSSDANFIDRPGVHQLKLPNEDPITFASNLAESESQTDAMDEDTLERLGIGLGEAATTEKLTQATLQLRDRELESNQRLWQWLLLAAIGMLVIETLWGGRYAKRIA, from the coding sequence ATGAGCATGCTTGCCCCATTCTTTCTCGCTGGTGCATTGGCCGTCGCCGCACCGATCTTGTTTCACCTGATTCGGCAGCAACCCAAGGGTGCCGTGCCATTCAGCTCGGTGATGTTCCTTAGAGAGGTTCCACCGAAACTGACCCGCCGCAGTCGCCTGGATCAGTGGCCGTTGTTGCTCCTGCGAGCCTTGGCGTTGCTGTTGTTGGCCGCTGCCTTCGCCAGACCGTTCCTTCGCGGCGCTGCCGACCAGCTCAACAACACCCCTGTCCGGCGAATCGCGATTTTGATTGATCGCAGCGCCAGCATGCAGCGAGAAGATTTGTGGGCCCAAGCGATCCAAAAGGCCGAAGCGGTCCTCACCGACCTCTCCGCTCAAGACCAATTCGCGGTGTTCGTCTTCGACACCCAAACCGATCGCATCTGGGAAACATCGCAAGCAGCGACGTCCGATGAACGTCAAAGTGCACTCGCTCTGCAGGCTCTGACGGAGCTTCAACCCACCTGGCGAGCGACCGACCTGGGCGCGGCGCTTCGCGAAGCAGCCGACTGGGCTCAGTGGCCGACCGAACCACGAACACCAGGGGAAGATGACTCCGAACCTGTGTCCCGCAATCAGCCACCAGGCCCCGCCAACATCGTGCTGATCTCTGATTTGCAAGACGGATCCAAAATCGATGCGTTGCAGCAAAACACGTGGCCCGAACAAGTCAGCTTGGACATCCGCCGCGTCGTTCCAAACGCGAAAGGCAACGCCACAGCGATCGTGATGAACGATCAGACACTCGACAATCTGCAAACATCGACGGTCGCCGACTCCGATCGCAAGCTTCCAGTTCGGGTCGTCAATTCCAAACTCGCCTCACAGTTCGACCTGACGCTGCAATGGAAAGACGCCAGCGACAAGCAAACGATTCAGATCGAAGCCGATGCGACGCAGATTGTCCGCCTGGCTCCGCCCGCGGACACCGCCACTTCGATTGTGTTGTCCGGCGACGATTCCCCGTTCGACAACACGGTCCACTGGGTCGCACCGGAAAAGCGATCGTATCGACTGCTGCACGTTGGAACGCCCCAAGACGACCCACGTGAGAGTTTGTTTTACTACCTCGAGCGAGTTCCGCTCGACAACGCGACCCGATCAGTCTCCATCGAATCCGTCGAGACAGCGCAATTGCCATCTGACTTGGATCCTCGTGAATGCCCGTTGGTTGTGGTCGGCGACGTCGCCAACACCGATGCGTTCACGAACGCGATTCAAACCTACACGGAAGCGGGTGGCCGGGTGTTGTTCGTGATGGATGCTTCCGACGATGCGTCCGATGTATTGGCCTGCATTGAAACCATCACCAACGACAAGTCGCTCTCTGCCAAAGAAGCATCCGTCGAGGACTACGCCATGTGGTCGCGAGTTGATTTTTCGTCGCCCTTGTTCGCTTCGATGGCAGACCCACAATTCAACGATTTCAGCAAGATTCAATTTTGGAAACACCGCGACGTTTCCGGATTGGAAGAAGCGGACTGGAACATTTTGGCGACCTTCGATTCCGGTGCCCCAGCATTGGCTCAATCCGGCAACGTTTGGTTGCTCACAACAGGCTGGCAACCCTCATCAAGCCAACTGGCACTGTCGACCAAGTTCATTCCGCTGATGGCCCAATTGTTCGCTGGCAATGAAAGAGCCGCATCCTACGTGGCAGGTCATGTGGTGGGGACGCCGCTGCCATGGCCACCCGTCGAAGGTGCCGAACTGGTTCGCTCAGACGGTGAATCCTCGCCTTACGAAAAATCCTCGGACGCGAATTTCATCGATCGTCCGGGGGTGCATCAACTGAAACTGCCCAACGAAGACCCGATCACGTTTGCGAGCAACCTGGCCGAGTCAGAGAGCCAAACCGACGCGATGGACGAAGACACGCTCGAACGATTGGGCATCGGACTGGGTGAAGCCGCCACGACTGAGAAACTGACTCAAGCGACTCTGCAACTTCGAGATCGTGAATTGGAAAGCAACCAACGTTTGTGGCAATGGTTGTTGCTCGCCGCGATTGGGATGTTGGTGATTGAAACCCTTTGGGGAGGACGCTATGCGAAACGAATTGCTTGA
- a CDS encoding coiled-coil domain-containing protein, with protein sequence MRNELLDCIDPVIRRMRRLRFWQSLGWLAWTIALIVLLWLVWTQRTFAFLSSMTLSTSSLSTSVAIVSTLVIAMLVCLIAARLRIRNVQSVARRIEHRYPDLDQRLITAVDDSVAKQPDNYLNQRVMREAREHARRNDWPDVVSSRWLWVNRLFGLSGTLATLALASFFLLAEPDSSAKASSVVLPKPDVVIQPGSTEIERGTNLLVTAEFQADWIDRQSAVEPELVLTAIDNQPVANATDAETIAEDQAEPRVARLPMRRSMADPIWGGLVPEVDESFTYRVALPHWSSEEYRVEVFEYPAVTRSDAEIDYPEFTGLESRRIEDTVRVSVAKGSEVTWWVRVNKPITSARLLPKPYKKNEEHYEDASPLELTQDRERPLWWSVAIQVEESQRYDVELKDEKDRSNQSSTQLIVRMLPNQSAKIRPTIGGDVSVSALEEFLIAAEVRDDHGLARAGVSLTFAGKPPQDIVLAENIAANQKQTIQHMVDMESLEAKPDDLLSYSFWAEDKVAGESSETEVRRTQSDLYFAEVRRFEDIFREGDPQASQPSEPSEPSEQEQQAEELIETQKQIIQATWKLLQSTVRWNEQTTADVRVIADSQQDLIAQLDELAQELTEDEAKKHAANVRRSMQSADRELNRAIETSDREPLSAAVVAEPSAYAGLLRMRASEFEVTQSQQQQPSQGSAGQQRKHQQLDELELDQEEDRYETQQQAQMTPEQQAQRETRQVLSRLSELARRQQDLNEELAQLQSALQLADDEEEKEELRRQLERLREQQQDMLRQTDELMERMNSPENASNMQEASEQLEETRENIREAGEAMEQQDAAKALSSGKRAERELESVREEIREQAAGQFNEAMQSMRDRARDLNTQQQELEEKLSEMDAPSESPGLRSSGGREELTDALTEQRESLGELMESIEEVVQDAEESEPLLAQNLYDAFRETQQRRAEERLDAASQLLQRGFEPQSQQMAGQAGDAIEELSEQIEAAAESVLGNESEALQRAANLAEQLESAVDDEVQQARSDEPNEEGQGRASQNQEGESGENQPGQTPESQAGDQPGGQPGSQSPEGEEPSEENQPGQGGTGQPQGEQPPGEQSNGNPPPGEQSPSESEGGQPSESGSPSESGSPSQSSSPGQGGAGQGGQPQDGQPQEGPAQGEPSESGETPGSSERPQGPPGLRPSSQSQPGQAQQGQSQSPSMNPSQGERSGANPSAAQAPSSPSNFTSPLTGEGFREWSDGLRDIEEMVSDPELRSRATRIRERARDMREEIRRESKPPQWDLVEEMIVEPMRELKRDLAEEYMRRSAKKQSLVPIDRDPVPDQYSEAVRRYYERIGSGL encoded by the coding sequence ATGCGAAACGAATTGCTTGACTGCATCGATCCCGTGATTCGTCGAATGCGACGACTGCGATTCTGGCAATCACTCGGCTGGCTGGCGTGGACCATCGCGCTGATCGTCCTCCTTTGGCTCGTGTGGACTCAGCGAACGTTTGCATTCCTATCGTCGATGACGCTTTCGACCTCGTCGCTTTCCACGTCTGTCGCGATCGTGTCGACATTAGTGATCGCGATGTTGGTTTGCTTGATTGCTGCTCGCTTGCGAATTCGAAACGTCCAATCCGTCGCTCGAAGAATCGAACATCGATACCCGGATCTGGACCAGCGTCTGATCACCGCCGTCGATGATTCGGTTGCCAAGCAGCCCGACAACTATCTGAATCAACGTGTGATGCGAGAGGCACGCGAACACGCCCGTCGCAACGATTGGCCAGATGTCGTGTCGTCACGTTGGCTGTGGGTCAACCGACTGTTTGGATTGTCGGGAACGCTGGCGACGCTCGCCTTGGCCTCCTTCTTTCTCCTGGCCGAACCAGACTCATCAGCCAAAGCGTCATCCGTTGTGCTGCCCAAACCCGACGTGGTGATCCAACCCGGCAGCACCGAAATTGAACGCGGCACGAACTTATTGGTGACGGCGGAATTCCAAGCCGATTGGATCGATCGTCAATCCGCGGTGGAACCCGAACTCGTCCTCACGGCGATCGACAATCAACCAGTCGCAAATGCGACAGACGCCGAAACGATCGCAGAAGATCAAGCTGAACCGCGTGTTGCACGACTGCCTATGCGGCGAAGCATGGCTGACCCGATCTGGGGCGGTTTGGTTCCGGAGGTCGACGAGTCCTTCACTTACCGAGTCGCACTGCCTCATTGGTCAAGCGAAGAATACCGGGTCGAAGTGTTCGAATACCCGGCCGTCACCCGAAGCGATGCAGAGATCGACTACCCCGAGTTCACCGGGCTCGAGAGCCGCCGCATCGAAGACACCGTGCGAGTCTCGGTGGCCAAGGGCAGCGAAGTCACATGGTGGGTTCGCGTCAACAAACCAATCACGTCAGCCCGACTCTTACCCAAGCCATACAAGAAAAACGAAGAACACTACGAAGACGCTTCTCCACTGGAACTGACCCAAGACCGCGAGCGTCCTCTGTGGTGGTCCGTCGCGATCCAAGTGGAAGAGAGCCAGCGATACGACGTGGAACTGAAAGACGAAAAAGATCGCTCGAACCAGTCATCGACTCAGCTCATCGTTCGAATGCTTCCCAATCAGTCGGCCAAAATCCGGCCGACTATCGGCGGCGACGTTTCTGTTTCTGCTCTCGAAGAGTTTCTCATCGCCGCGGAAGTTCGGGACGATCACGGGCTTGCTCGCGCAGGCGTCTCACTGACGTTCGCCGGCAAACCGCCGCAAGACATCGTGTTGGCCGAAAACATCGCCGCCAATCAAAAGCAAACGATCCAGCATATGGTCGACATGGAATCGCTCGAGGCGAAACCCGACGATCTGCTGTCGTATTCCTTCTGGGCCGAGGACAAGGTCGCTGGTGAATCCTCTGAGACCGAAGTCCGTCGCACACAGAGTGATCTGTACTTTGCCGAAGTCCGACGTTTCGAAGATATCTTTCGTGAGGGCGATCCCCAAGCCAGCCAACCTTCCGAACCGTCTGAACCAAGCGAACAAGAACAACAAGCCGAAGAGCTGATTGAAACACAAAAGCAAATCATCCAGGCCACCTGGAAACTACTGCAATCGACCGTTCGGTGGAACGAGCAAACGACAGCGGACGTTCGTGTGATCGCTGACTCGCAACAAGACCTCATCGCTCAATTGGACGAACTGGCTCAAGAGCTCACCGAAGACGAAGCCAAAAAGCACGCAGCCAACGTCCGCCGATCGATGCAGTCCGCCGATAGGGAATTGAACAGAGCGATCGAGACAAGCGACCGTGAACCATTGTCTGCTGCCGTGGTCGCGGAACCATCCGCATACGCCGGTCTGCTTCGGATGCGAGCCAGTGAATTCGAGGTCACGCAGTCTCAACAACAGCAACCCAGCCAAGGCTCCGCGGGCCAGCAACGCAAGCATCAACAACTCGACGAACTGGAACTGGATCAAGAAGAGGACCGTTACGAAACGCAGCAACAAGCTCAGATGACGCCGGAGCAGCAAGCTCAACGTGAGACGCGTCAGGTTCTCAGCCGGTTGAGTGAACTGGCTCGTCGCCAACAAGACCTCAACGAGGAACTCGCACAACTTCAGTCCGCATTGCAACTGGCGGACGACGAAGAGGAAAAGGAAGAACTCCGCCGCCAACTCGAACGTCTGCGAGAACAGCAACAAGACATGCTTCGTCAGACCGACGAACTGATGGAACGCATGAACTCACCCGAGAACGCGTCCAACATGCAGGAAGCCAGCGAGCAACTTGAAGAAACGCGAGAAAACATTCGTGAGGCGGGCGAAGCGATGGAACAGCAGGACGCCGCGAAAGCGCTGTCCAGTGGCAAACGTGCCGAACGTGAACTGGAATCCGTCCGCGAAGAAATTCGCGAACAGGCTGCGGGTCAGTTCAACGAAGCGATGCAGTCGATGCGAGACCGGGCTCGCGACCTGAACACGCAACAACAGGAACTCGAAGAAAAACTCTCTGAGATGGATGCCCCCAGCGAATCGCCGGGACTGCGTTCCAGCGGCGGTCGTGAAGAGCTGACAGACGCTCTCACCGAGCAACGTGAATCGTTGGGCGAACTGATGGAAAGCATCGAGGAAGTCGTCCAAGACGCGGAAGAGTCGGAACCGCTGCTCGCGCAAAACCTCTACGATGCGTTTCGCGAAACACAACAGCGCCGGGCCGAAGAGCGACTTGACGCTGCCAGCCAACTTCTTCAGCGCGGCTTTGAACCGCAGTCCCAGCAGATGGCCGGGCAAGCCGGAGACGCGATCGAAGAGTTGAGCGAGCAAATTGAGGCGGCCGCCGAAAGCGTGCTGGGCAACGAATCGGAAGCATTGCAACGTGCCGCCAACCTGGCCGAGCAATTGGAATCCGCCGTGGACGACGAAGTCCAACAAGCACGCTCTGACGAACCAAACGAGGAAGGGCAGGGCAGAGCAAGCCAGAATCAAGAAGGCGAATCAGGAGAAAACCAACCGGGACAAACCCCGGAGAGCCAAGCTGGTGACCAACCCGGTGGCCAGCCAGGCAGCCAATCACCCGAAGGTGAAGAACCCAGCGAAGAAAACCAGCCCGGCCAAGGCGGAACGGGTCAACCGCAAGGTGAACAACCACCCGGTGAGCAATCAAACGGCAACCCACCACCGGGCGAGCAATCACCCAGCGAATCGGAAGGTGGCCAACCGTCGGAGTCAGGCTCGCCATCGGAGTCAGGCTCGCCATCCCAATCCAGCTCGCCAGGGCAGGGTGGGGCAGGGCAGGGCGGCCAACCTCAAGATGGGCAGCCCCAAGAAGGGCCCGCACAAGGTGAACCTTCGGAAAGCGGCGAAACGCCGGGGTCCTCCGAGCGTCCTCAAGGGCCTCCCGGACTTCGCCCCAGCTCTCAATCCCAACCTGGTCAAGCACAGCAAGGCCAATCGCAATCACCTTCCATGAACCCCAGCCAGGGTGAACGTAGTGGCGCTAATCCAAGTGCCGCCCAAGCACCATCGTCACCGAGCAACTTCACATCGCCTCTCACCGGCGAAGGTTTTCGTGAATGGTCCGATGGTTTGCGTGACATCGAGGAAATGGTCTCCGATCCCGAGCTCCGCTCGCGAGCCACGCGGATTCGAGAGCGAGCCCGCGACATGCGTGAGGAAATTCGGCGTGAATCCAAACCGCCTCAGTGGGACTTGGTGGAAGAGATGATTGTGGAGCCCATGCGAGAACTCAAACGCGATCTCGCTGAGGAATACATGCGGCGCAGTGCCAAGAAACAATCCCTGGTTCCGATCGATCGCGATCCCGTTCCGGATCAATACTCCGAAGCCGTGCGACGTTACTACGAACGAATCGGGAGTGGGCTTTGA
- a CDS encoding Ig-like domain-containing protein, producing MNDALNSSDNWTQHLVWGAPEWIVPAAILAVVLAAAIGWSYTRSRASTPIRVLAATLKLIAVALMLLCLLQPMWRGERPRPQANLFPILVDTSQSMQLQDVDEELSRGQKFAGALASDSDWRARLEQTFDVRLFGTDSRLSRLADIETLEFSGTQSSLQTSIAALSQRLEGRPVAGAFLFSDGNLTDAASEAITSTDSPFPIFPVLPDRPTTPTDLRLERVSVTQSDFETSPMTVRADLMATGIEDQEVVVQLLNASGTSIEEKTVTIEKEGELQSVTFRFRPEQSGTQFYRVLAFAPSQRKSIRSQIDERNAWLEGSSGDEATLRNNQRWIDVQPRRGPFRILYLAGRPNWEFKFLRRALQSDAETQLVGLLRIADKERKFNFRDKSVNTSNPLFAGLGDDEEETREQYDETVMIRLGVKESEELSKGFPETSEELFAYHGIILDDIEPEFFTQDQMLLLRQFVSLRGGGLLMLGGQESFNDDSFGKTPLGELSPVYAPRNRPDQPAPAGNWSITREGLLQPWQRLRETEAAEKLRLSKMPPFQVTHEVGDIKPGAIELAQLKTQSGQSAPAFITQRFGKGRTAAMPIGDFWRWSMRKNQQDNSAEVNDDPAQAWRQMARWLVGEVPRRVELAIQPDSSTGSTDLRVLVRDESYLPMENATVTLNVTGEDGVAIPLTARPDADELGTYTTTFVSRESGRFMVSADVKAADQSFIGNDEGGWVSDPGMEETQRLAWNENWLNQLAKSTGGEVLRVSDLGDFVSDLPNREIPVTETWVYPLWHQTWVMVLAMACLCGEWGLRRWKGLA from the coding sequence TTGAACGACGCTCTCAACTCGTCTGACAACTGGACCCAGCATTTGGTTTGGGGTGCACCGGAGTGGATCGTCCCCGCCGCGATCCTCGCGGTCGTGCTCGCCGCTGCGATTGGCTGGTCCTACACCCGATCTCGCGCGTCCACCCCGATTCGCGTGCTCGCGGCCACACTGAAACTGATCGCCGTTGCGTTGATGCTGCTGTGCCTGCTCCAGCCGATGTGGCGAGGCGAGCGACCTCGTCCGCAAGCCAACCTGTTTCCGATTCTGGTCGACACCAGCCAGAGCATGCAGCTTCAAGACGTCGACGAAGAACTTTCCCGCGGCCAAAAGTTTGCCGGCGCACTCGCATCGGACTCCGACTGGCGAGCCCGCCTGGAACAAACCTTCGACGTGCGTCTGTTTGGCACCGATTCGCGATTGAGCCGACTCGCTGACATCGAAACGCTCGAATTCAGCGGCACCCAGTCATCCTTACAAACGTCGATCGCTGCCTTGTCCCAGCGACTCGAGGGACGCCCCGTCGCAGGTGCGTTTCTCTTCAGTGATGGCAACCTCACCGACGCCGCTTCCGAAGCAATCACCAGCACGGATTCTCCCTTTCCAATTTTCCCCGTGCTGCCCGACCGTCCAACCACACCGACTGATTTGCGACTCGAACGAGTCAGCGTGACTCAAAGTGATTTCGAGACGTCGCCGATGACGGTGCGTGCCGATTTGATGGCGACCGGAATCGAGGACCAAGAGGTCGTTGTCCAATTGCTGAACGCATCCGGAACGTCCATCGAAGAGAAAACGGTGACGATTGAAAAAGAAGGTGAACTGCAATCGGTGACCTTCCGTTTTCGCCCGGAACAATCGGGAACGCAGTTCTATCGCGTGCTGGCTTTCGCTCCCTCCCAACGCAAATCGATTCGGTCGCAAATCGATGAACGCAACGCTTGGCTAGAAGGATCCTCCGGCGATGAAGCCACCCTGCGAAACAACCAGCGTTGGATCGACGTTCAACCGCGGCGCGGACCATTTCGAATCCTGTACTTGGCCGGGCGTCCCAATTGGGAATTCAAATTCCTCCGGCGTGCACTACAGAGTGACGCTGAAACGCAGCTTGTGGGGCTGCTGCGAATCGCCGACAAAGAACGCAAATTCAACTTCCGCGACAAGAGTGTGAACACGAGCAACCCGTTGTTCGCTGGATTGGGTGACGACGAAGAGGAAACCCGCGAGCAGTACGACGAAACCGTGATGATTCGCTTGGGCGTCAAAGAATCCGAAGAGCTCAGCAAGGGGTTCCCCGAAACGTCCGAGGAACTGTTTGCCTATCACGGAATCATTTTGGATGACATCGAACCCGAGTTTTTCACGCAGGATCAGATGCTGCTTCTGCGGCAATTCGTGAGCTTGCGTGGTGGCGGTTTGCTGATGCTGGGAGGCCAAGAATCATTCAACGATGATTCCTTTGGGAAGACACCTCTGGGCGAGCTTTCCCCCGTTTATGCCCCGCGAAATCGGCCCGATCAACCGGCTCCCGCTGGCAATTGGTCGATCACGCGAGAGGGTTTGCTGCAGCCCTGGCAGCGACTCCGCGAAACCGAAGCCGCTGAAAAACTGCGACTTTCAAAGATGCCACCGTTTCAAGTCACCCATGAAGTGGGCGACATCAAACCAGGGGCGATCGAACTGGCTCAGTTGAAAACGCAATCCGGCCAGTCGGCTCCCGCATTCATCACTCAGCGATTTGGCAAAGGGCGGACCGCAGCCATGCCGATCGGCGACTTCTGGCGTTGGTCAATGCGAAAGAACCAGCAGGACAACTCCGCTGAAGTCAACGACGACCCCGCCCAGGCTTGGCGTCAGATGGCCCGTTGGCTGGTCGGAGAAGTGCCTCGCCGAGTGGAACTGGCCATCCAACCGGACAGCTCAACCGGATCCACCGACTTGCGAGTCCTGGTACGAGATGAATCTTACCTGCCGATGGAAAACGCAACCGTCACACTCAATGTGACCGGCGAAGATGGCGTCGCGATCCCACTCACCGCTCGGCCGGATGCGGACGAACTGGGAACGTACACCACCACGTTTGTTTCTCGCGAATCCGGTCGGTTCATGGTTTCAGCCGATGTGAAAGCGGCCGACCAGAGCTTCATCGGAAACGACGAAGGAGGCTGGGTCAGCGATCCCGGCATGGAGGAGACTCAGCGGTTGGCGTGGAACGAAAACTGGCTGAATCAGTTGGCCAAGTCCACCGGCGGCGAAGTCCTGCGAGTCTCAGACCTTGGCGACTTTGTCAGCGACCTTCCCAACCGAGAAATACCAGTGACGGAAACTTGGGTCTATCCTCTTTGGCACCAAACATGGGTGATGGTACTCGCGATGGCATGCCTCTGCGGCGAATGGGGACTTCGACGATGGAAAGGACTCGCATGA